The following coding sequences are from one Streptomyces sp. NBC_01485 window:
- a CDS encoding ABC transporter permease: protein MTVMKTSLRNFFAHKGRMALSAVAVLLSVAFVCGTLVFTDTMNTTFDKLFAATSSDVTVSAKGASDTGQTTSGNGRPPVMPAAVLGEVRKAQGVKSAEGTVFSTSVTVVDADKDSLSPSSGAPTIVGSWNGNDARTMKITEGAAPKGSGQIMIDADTADKHHLKLGDEIGVITAIGTHTAKVSGIAAFQVTNPGAAIFYLDTKTAQETLVGEADVYTNVNVTAASGISDAQLKKNVAAELGAGYQVQTAKETADANRADVGDFLNVMKYAMLGFAGIAFLVGIFLIINTFSMLVAQRTREIGLMRAIGSSRKQVNRSVLAEALLLGVVGSLLGVGAGVGIAVGLMKLMSLTGMNLSTDDLTVAWTTPVIGMVLGVVVTILAAYLPARRAGKVSPMAALRDAGAPADAKAGVVRAVLGLLLTGAGGLGLYLASTADKAAQGSLWLGLGVVLSLIGFVVIGPLLASGVVRVLGAVLLRAFGPVGRMAERNALRNPRRTGATGAALMIGLALVACLSVVGSSMVASATEELDKSVGTDFIIQNDQGQLITPQAVQAVKSTQGLERVTEYKVLDADLITPDGKTSAKETINAADPTYATDLRTETVAGDLADAYRPDSMSVFDGFAKDHGLKIGSPVKVAFRDGRTATLTVRAITSDDVVIDQGAMYTSIATVAKYVPADKMPLDVLLFGTAKDGRQDTAYTALKSALHEYPQYTVRDQSDYKQQLKDQIGQLLNLIYGLLALAIIVAVLGVVNTLALSVVERTREIGLMRAIGLSRRQLRRMIRLESVVIALFGALLGLGLGMGWGATAQQLLALQGMNVLEIPWPTIIGVFIASAFVGLFAALIPAFRAGRMNVLNAIATD from the coding sequence ATGACCGTCATGAAAACCTCTCTGCGCAACTTCTTCGCGCACAAGGGACGCATGGCCCTGTCGGCGGTGGCGGTCCTGCTGTCGGTGGCGTTCGTCTGCGGGACGCTCGTCTTCACCGACACCATGAACACCACCTTCGACAAGCTGTTCGCCGCCACCTCCTCCGATGTGACGGTGAGCGCGAAGGGCGCCTCGGACACCGGTCAGACGACCTCCGGCAACGGCAGGCCGCCGGTCATGCCGGCCGCGGTGCTCGGCGAGGTCCGCAAGGCGCAGGGCGTGAAGTCGGCGGAGGGGACGGTGTTCTCGACCTCCGTGACCGTCGTCGACGCCGACAAGGACAGCCTGTCGCCCTCCAGCGGCGCCCCGACCATCGTCGGCAGCTGGAACGGCAACGACGCCCGCACCATGAAGATCACCGAGGGCGCGGCGCCCAAGGGCTCCGGCCAGATCATGATCGACGCCGACACCGCCGACAAGCACCACCTGAAGCTCGGCGACGAGATCGGCGTGATCACCGCGATCGGCACGCACACCGCGAAGGTCTCCGGCATCGCCGCCTTCCAGGTCACCAACCCCGGCGCGGCGATCTTCTACCTGGACACGAAGACCGCCCAGGAGACGCTGGTCGGCGAGGCGGACGTCTACACGAACGTCAACGTCACGGCCGCGTCCGGGATCAGCGACGCGCAACTGAAGAAGAACGTCGCGGCCGAGCTCGGCGCCGGCTACCAGGTGCAGACGGCCAAGGAGACCGCGGACGCCAACCGCGCGGACGTGGGCGACTTCCTGAACGTGATGAAGTACGCGATGCTCGGCTTCGCCGGGATCGCCTTCCTTGTCGGCATCTTCCTGATCATCAACACCTTCTCGATGCTGGTCGCCCAGCGCACGCGTGAGATCGGCCTGATGCGCGCCATCGGGTCGTCGCGCAAGCAGGTCAACCGGTCCGTGCTCGCCGAGGCCCTGCTGCTGGGCGTCGTCGGCTCGCTCCTGGGCGTCGGCGCGGGCGTCGGCATCGCGGTCGGCCTGATGAAGCTCATGAGCCTGACCGGCATGAACCTGTCCACCGACGATCTGACGGTCGCCTGGACGACCCCGGTGATCGGCATGGTCCTGGGCGTGGTCGTCACCATACTTGCGGCCTACCTCCCGGCGCGCCGCGCGGGCAAGGTCTCCCCGATGGCCGCACTGCGCGACGCCGGCGCCCCGGCCGACGCCAAGGCCGGCGTCGTACGGGCCGTCCTCGGCCTGCTCCTCACCGGCGCCGGCGGCCTCGGCCTCTACCTGGCCTCCACCGCCGACAAGGCGGCCCAGGGCTCGCTCTGGCTGGGCCTGGGCGTGGTGCTGAGCCTGATCGGCTTCGTGGTGATCGGCCCGCTGCTGGCGAGCGGCGTGGTCCGCGTCCTGGGCGCGGTCCTGCTGCGGGCCTTCGGCCCCGTCGGACGGATGGCCGAACGCAACGCGCTGCGCAACCCGCGCCGCACGGGCGCCACGGGCGCGGCCCTGATGATCGGCCTCGCGCTGGTCGCCTGCCTGTCGGTGGTCGGCTCGTCGATGGTCGCCTCGGCCACCGAGGAGCTCGACAAGAGCGTGGGCACCGACTTCATCATCCAGAACGACCAAGGGCAGCTCATCACCCCGCAGGCCGTGCAGGCGGTCAAGTCGACCCAGGGCCTGGAGCGGGTCACCGAGTACAAGGTCCTCGACGCCGACCTGATCACCCCCGACGGGAAGACCTCCGCCAAGGAGACGATCAACGCGGCCGACCCGACGTACGCCACGGACCTGCGCACCGAGACCGTGGCCGGCGACCTGGCCGACGCCTACCGCCCCGACTCGATGTCCGTCTTCGATGGCTTCGCCAAGGACCACGGCCTCAAGATCGGCTCCCCGGTCAAGGTCGCCTTCCGGGACGGCAGGACGGCGACGCTCACGGTCCGCGCGATCACCAGCGATGACGTCGTCATCGACCAGGGCGCGATGTACACGTCGATCGCGACGGTCGCGAAGTACGTGCCGGCCGACAAGATGCCCCTCGACGTGCTGCTCTTCGGCACCGCGAAGGACGGTCGGCAGGACACGGCCTACACGGCCCTCAAGTCCGCCCTGCACGAATACCCGCAGTACACCGTCCGCGACCAGAGCGACTACAAGCAGCAGTTGAAGGACCAGATCGGCCAGCTCCTGAACCTGATCTACGGTCTGCTCGCCCTCGCGATCATCGTCGCGGTCCTCGGTGTGGTGAACACCCTGGCCCTGTCGGTGGTGGAGCGCACCCGGGAGATCGGCCTGATGCGGGCGATCGGCCTCTCGCGCCGCCAACTGCGCCGCATGATCCGTCTGGAGTCGGTCGTCATCGCCCTCTTCGGCGCCCTCCTGGGCCTCGGCCTGGGCATGGGCTGGGGCGCGACCGCCCAACAGCTCCTCGCCCTCCAGGGCATGAACGTCCTTGAGATCCCCTGGCCGACCATCATCGGCGTCTTCATCGCCTCCGCGTTCGTGGGCCTGTTCGCAGCCCTGATCCCGGCGTTCCGCGCGGGCCGCATGAACGTACTGAACGCGATCGCGACGGACTAA